A genomic segment from Spinacia oleracea cultivar Varoflay chromosome 3, BTI_SOV_V1, whole genome shotgun sequence encodes:
- the LOC110779945 gene encoding peroxisomal nicotinamide adenine dinucleotide carrier isoform X1, producing the protein MSSAVANGLAGAGGGLIAQILTYPLQTVNTRQQTERIVKKGLDGGHETSSSGNRRPGGTLVQMIQVIKTEGWGGLYSGLKPSLFGTIASQGVYYYFYQVFKNKAESIATARKVKGLGDGNVGMISWLAVAAMAGSLNVLLTIPMWVLVTRMQTQTQAERNIMERKRDALLREASENSAAASTLPEKLAELESSKPKPYGTLQAAAEVYSEAGIRGFWKGIIPTLIMVCNPSIQFMIYETSLRSLKEKRATNKHGVKQITALEVFFLGAVAKLGATVATYPLLVVKSRLQAKQDIGSNVSLRYSGTLDAIVKMIRYEGIFGFYKGMSTKIVQSVFAASVLFMVKEELVKYFTILAYKSRKIRLNALR; encoded by the exons ATGTCGAGCGCTGTAGCGAATGGACTTGCAGGAGCAGGAGGTGGTTTAATTGCTCAGATTTTAACATACCCTCTTCAAACG GTTAACACACGCCAGCAAACTGAGAGAATTGTCAAGAAAGGGCTTGATGGTGGCCATGAAACCTCTTCCTCTGGAAATCGGCGTCCTGGAGGCACACTTGTTCAAATGATCCAG GTTATTAAAACCGAGGGTTGGGGTGGACTTTACAGTGGTCTGAAGCCTTCTCTGTTTGGAACTATTGCTTCACAG GGTGTTTATTATTACTTCTACCAAGTTTTCAAGAACAAGGCTGAGTCAATAGCCACTGCACGCAAGGTCAAAGGGCTAGGTGATGGAAATGTTGGAATGATTTCGTGGCTTGCTGTTGCAGCGATGGCAGG ATCCTTGAATGTTTTGCTGACAATTCCAATGTGGGTACTCGTCACTCGCATGCAG ACACAAACCCAAGCAGAAAGAAACATAATGGAGAGAAAGAGGGACGCCCTTTTGAGGGAAGCTTCTGAAAACAGTGCGGCAGCGTCTACATTGCCCGAGAAGTTGGCTGAACTCGAATCGTCAAAACCGAAACCATATGGAACATTGCAAGCT GCAGCTGAGGTTTACAGTGAAGCAGGAATTAGAGGATTTTGGAAGGGCATTATTCCTACCCTGATAATG GTTTGCAACCCATCAATCCAGTTCATGATTTATGAGACTTCACTAAGGTCTCTCAAAGAAAAGCGGGCAACTAACAAGCATGGAGTGAAGCAAATAACGGCTTTGGAG GTTTTCTTTCTTGGCGCTGTGGCTAAACTCGGTGCAACAGTTGCAACATATCCGTTGTTGGTTGTCAAG TCAAGGCTGCAGGCAAAACAAGATATTGGCAGTAATGTCTCATTGAGATACTCAG GTACGCTGGATGCAATTGTAAAAATGATCCGATATGAAGGAATATTTGGATTTTACAAAGGGATGAGCACAAAGATAGTGCAAAGTGTTTTTGCTGCGTCTGTACTTTTCATGGTGAAGGAAGAGCTTGTCAAGTATTTTACGATTCTGGCATATAAGAGTCGCAAGATCAGACTCAATGCAttaagatga
- the LOC110779945 gene encoding peroxisomal nicotinamide adenine dinucleotide carrier isoform X2 codes for MIQVIKTEGWGGLYSGLKPSLFGTIASQGVYYYFYQVFKNKAESIATARKVKGLGDGNVGMISWLAVAAMAGSLNVLLTIPMWVLVTRMQTQTQAERNIMERKRDALLREASENSAAASTLPEKLAELESSKPKPYGTLQAAAEVYSEAGIRGFWKGIIPTLIMVCNPSIQFMIYETSLRSLKEKRATNKHGVKQITALEVFFLGAVAKLGATVATYPLLVVKSRLQAKQDIGSNVSLRYSGTLDAIVKMIRYEGIFGFYKGMSTKIVQSVFAASVLFMVKEELVKYFTILAYKSRKIRLNALR; via the exons ATGATCCAG GTTATTAAAACCGAGGGTTGGGGTGGACTTTACAGTGGTCTGAAGCCTTCTCTGTTTGGAACTATTGCTTCACAG GGTGTTTATTATTACTTCTACCAAGTTTTCAAGAACAAGGCTGAGTCAATAGCCACTGCACGCAAGGTCAAAGGGCTAGGTGATGGAAATGTTGGAATGATTTCGTGGCTTGCTGTTGCAGCGATGGCAGG ATCCTTGAATGTTTTGCTGACAATTCCAATGTGGGTACTCGTCACTCGCATGCAG ACACAAACCCAAGCAGAAAGAAACATAATGGAGAGAAAGAGGGACGCCCTTTTGAGGGAAGCTTCTGAAAACAGTGCGGCAGCGTCTACATTGCCCGAGAAGTTGGCTGAACTCGAATCGTCAAAACCGAAACCATATGGAACATTGCAAGCT GCAGCTGAGGTTTACAGTGAAGCAGGAATTAGAGGATTTTGGAAGGGCATTATTCCTACCCTGATAATG GTTTGCAACCCATCAATCCAGTTCATGATTTATGAGACTTCACTAAGGTCTCTCAAAGAAAAGCGGGCAACTAACAAGCATGGAGTGAAGCAAATAACGGCTTTGGAG GTTTTCTTTCTTGGCGCTGTGGCTAAACTCGGTGCAACAGTTGCAACATATCCGTTGTTGGTTGTCAAG TCAAGGCTGCAGGCAAAACAAGATATTGGCAGTAATGTCTCATTGAGATACTCAG GTACGCTGGATGCAATTGTAAAAATGATCCGATATGAAGGAATATTTGGATTTTACAAAGGGATGAGCACAAAGATAGTGCAAAGTGTTTTTGCTGCGTCTGTACTTTTCATGGTGAAGGAAGAGCTTGTCAAGTATTTTACGATTCTGGCATATAAGAGTCGCAAGATCAGACTCAATGCAttaagatga